Part of the Campylobacter sp. MIT 99-7217 genome, GTGGAGCTGTGTATCAAAGCTATGGGTGGCATTTTGGTTTTGGAATGGGTGGTATAGGCATGCTTATAGCCTTAGTAATATTTTATTTTAAAACCATACCTGATTTTAATGAATTTCATCAAAAAGTAGGCTTAGAATACGACTGGCTCAAGCCTCTTGAACACAGCAAATACGCTAAATCTATCCTTGCTCTAGGGCTAATTATCTTATTTGGCTTTATTTTCATGGTTTTTTCGGGCTTTATCGAGCTTAACCCCGTATCTTTAAGCAAAAAAATGATTTTTATCATCTTAAGCTTTGCAGGAATTTACTTCTTATATCTTTTATTTTTTACAAATATTAGCAAAGAAGATAAGAAATCTTTAATCGTATTTATCATTTTATTCTTAGCTGCAGCATCTTTTTGGGGTGCTTTTGAGCAAAAACCTACAACTTTCAATCTCTTTGCTCAAGATTTTACCGATAGAATGATATTTGGTTTTGAAGTTCCTACTCCTTGGTTTCAGTCTTTAAATCCTTTATTTATCATCATTTTAGCTCCTATTATCGCTGCTATTTGGATAAAACTTTCTAAAATGGGCTTTGAAATTTCTTCTATTACTAAATTTGGACTTGGAGTTTTAGGAGCTGGTCTTGGTTTTGGCATTATGATACTTGCTTCAAAAAGCGTTTTAGCAAACAACGGCGCTAGTGTTTCTATGCTTTATATCACTATAAGCATTTTATTTTTAACACTTGGAGAGCTTTGTTTGTCGCCTGTTGGACTTTCTATCATGAGTAAAATAGCTCCTAAAATTATCAAAAATCAAGTCATGGGGCTTTGGTTTGTAGCCTCAGCTCTAGGTAATATCGTTGCTGGTTTGATCGGTGGAGGCGTTGATCATAAAAATATCGCTTCCTTACCTGATCTTTTCCAAACTTGCATGTTTGTTTTATTTGGAGTTGCTGTGCTTTTGTTTATCTTAAAGCCTTTTATAGCAAAGATGATACAAAAAATTTAAACAAATTGCCAAGGAGTCTATTTTGCAAAATACAGAGCTTGATAGAAGCTTTTTAGGACACCCTAAACCCTTGTTCAGTCTTTCTATGACTGAACTTTGGGAACGATTTTCTTTTTATGGGATTCGTCCCTTACTCGTGCTTTTTATGTCCGCTACTTTATTAAATGGTGGACTTGGCTTTAGTAAGGAAGAAGCAGCTGCTATTGCAGGTATATTTGGAGGTTCTTTATACCTTGCTACTTTACCGGGTGCTTGGGTAGCTGATAATTTTCTAGGACAAAACAAATCAGTACTTATAGGTTCTATCATCATAGCCTTAGGGCATTTGAGCATAGCCTTGTCGTATTATTATACCCCTATGTTTTTTATAGGACTTGCCCTCATAGTCATAGGCACAGGACTTTTTAAAACTTGTGCTTCTGTTATGGTTGGAACTTTGTATAAAAAAGATGATCCTAGGAGGGATTCAGGATTTACTATCTTTTATATGGGTATAAATTTAGGAGGCTTTATAGCTCCTTTAGTTACAGGCTTCTTACAAGTTCAATATGGCTGGCATCTTGGCTTTGGTATTGGTGGATTGGGTATGCTTTTGGCTCTTCTTATCTTTGTTTTTAAAACCATGCCTGATTTTAAAGAATTTGACGAGAAAGTTGGCATAAGCGAGGCTTGGAATAAGCCTTCTAAAGAGAATAAAAAAGCCTTTTGGATAGTCTTTGTTTTTGTTCTTGCGTTTTTTGTCTTTGTTTTTTTGATCCTCACAGGTTTAATTAAGCCAAATGCCCTATCTTTAGCAAAAAATATGGTAAGTATCGTTTTATGGAGTGCAGGAGCTTATTTTATCTATCTTTTTTTCTTCTGCTCTTTAAACTCACAAGAAAAGAAAAATCTTATCATCTTTATCGTATTTTTTTGTGCGTCATCAGTTTTTTGGTCTGTTTTTGAGCAACAATACACAACTTATAATTTTTTTGCAGATAAGCTAACAAATAAAAATATTTTTGGCTATGAAGTACCAACAACTTGGTTTCAGTCTATAAATTCTTTATTTATTATCATTTTTGCCCCTATTGTGGGAGCTATTTGGGTATTTTTAGCGAGAAAAGGATTTGAGCTTTCTTCTTTGAGTAAATTTGCTCTTGGACTTATTTTTGCTGCTCTTGGTTTTATCGTTATGGCTTTTGCCACAGAACAACTTATCAGTGTAAATGGCGGAATTTCAAAAGCTCAAGAACTCATTGCCTCAGGACAAGGGATATTAGCTTCGGCTTGGTGGATAGTGTTGAGTTTCTTCTTTTTAACACTTGGGGAGCTTTGTTTGTCGCCTGTTGGACTTTCTATCATGAGCAAGATTGCTCCAAAGCTCATTCAAAGTCAAGTCATGGGGCTTTGGTTTGTAAGTATTTCTGTTGGTAATGTCATGGCTGGACTTATCGGTGGAAAGGCTAATGAAGAAAATTTAGCTGATTTGAGTGGCTTATTTTATGAATGTGTTTGGATCTTGCTTATAGTTGCGGCTGTATTATTTATCTTTAAAAAGATTATACAAAAAATATCTTCAAAGGAATAAAAATGAATATCTACCAAGAAAGAACTCAAAATTTACGAGCATTGATGCAAGAACACAAAATCGATGCTTTCATCATCTTAAGTGCTGATCCTCACTTAAGCGAATATCTGCCTGATTATTATAAAAGTAGGGTTTTTATGAGTGGTTTTAAAGGTTCGGTTGGCACTCTTGTTTTTACTCAAAAACAAGCCTATTTATGGGCTGATGGAAGATATTGGTTACAGGCTGAAAAAGAGCTTGTAGGAAGTGGCATTAGCTTGCAAAAACAAGATTCAAAAAATACCTTCTTAACTTGGCTCAAGGAAAATTTCGATAAAACACAGCAAATAGGTGTTGATTTTTCTGTTTTATCTTTGGAGCTTTTTAAGGAGCTAAAAAAATTTACCACCCCTATACATAAAGATCTTGTGGGATTGTTTTGGAAAGATAGACCAAAATTGCCACAGGCTCAAATTTATGAACATGAGGAAAAATACTGCTCACACACAAGAAAGGAAAAACTTCAACTTATAAGAGAACAAATGAGCAAATTTAAGGCTCAAAATCATCTTATTTCTAGTCTTGATGATATTGCTTGGATTACTAATCTAAGAGGGGCTGATGTGAATTTTAATCCCGTTTTTTTAAGCCACTTGTTGATACTTGAAAATGAAGCCTTGCTTTTTGTGGATAAAAACAAGCTTTCTAAAGAACTTGAAAAAAAACTTGAGCATGAGGGCTTTTTAGTCAAAAACTATGATACTTTAATGCAAGAACTACAAAAACTTCAAAACACAAGCCTTCTTGTTGAGCCTGCAAAAATGACTGCCTTACTCATACAAAGCCTTGATCAAAGTGTGCAAATCATCGAAGCAATCAACCCAAGCACTCATCTTAAAGCAAGAAAAAGTTCTAAAGAAATAGCCTTTATACAAGAAGCTATGATAGAAGATGGTATAGCCTTGTGTAAATTCTTTGCTTGGCTTGAAGAGGCTGTGGCTAAAAATGAAAAAATCAACGAGCTTGACATAGATGAAAAAATAACTGCATTTAGAGCCTTAAGTCCGCTTTATATTAGCAATAGCTTTGCCACCATAGCAGCCTTTAATGAAAATGCGGCTCTACCTCACTATAAAGCAAGTAAGGAGGGTTTTTCTTGGCTTGAAAAAGACGGACTTTTGCTTCTTGATTCTGGAGCACAATATAAAAATGGAACTACAGATATCACTCGTGTTGTTCCTATTGGAAAGATCAATAAGGAACAAATTCATGATTATACTCTCGTTTTAAAGGCTAATATAGCAATGAGCAAAACGATCTTTCCAAAAGATATCGCAATGCCTTTACTTGATAGTATCACAAGGGCTAGTTTATGGGAAGAACAGCTTGATTATATACATGGAACAGGACATGGAGTGGGGTATTTTTTAAATGTCCATGAGGGTCCTCAAGTACTTTCATATTTTGCACCTGTGCTTGAAAAGACGAAAGCAAAAGAAGGCATGATCACTTCCATAGAGCCGGGCATTTATAAGGCTCATAAATGGGGGATAAGGCTTGAAAATCTCGTTGCTCATACTCAGGTAGAAAATCCTAAAAATAAAGAATTTGGAGAGTTTTTATACTTTAAAATTCTTACTCTTTGTCCTTTTGAACCAGATTTTATAGATTTCACCCTTCTTGATGAAAAAGAAAAAACATGGTTGAATGCTTATCACAAGAAAGTAGAAGAAAAACTTGCTCCAAGACTTCAAGATGATAAAAAGGCCCTTGAGTGGCTTAAGAAAAGAACGGCAAAAATTTAATGGCAAGCTCTTTTATAGCCAGCCTTTTTTCTTAAAATACACTAAAGGAGCGATGATAGAAACCACCATAGCTAAGATAGCTATGGGGTAGCCATAACGAAAATGAAGCTCTGGCATAAACTCAAAATTCATACCATAAATCGTCCCTATCACAGTAGCTGGCATCATGGCAACTGTTGCAACGGTAAAAAGCTTGATTGTTTTATTTTGCTCGATATTGATTTGGCTTGCGAGTATGGTTTGGATATTATCTAGGACATTGATTTGAGATACATTAAACTCAACTAGGGAATTTAAGTCTTTTAAAACTATGGTTAAATTTTGTTTGATATCTTTGTCGATTTTATCGCTTTTGATTAAAGAAGTCATGGTTCTTCTTTTATCAAATAAAGAATTTCTTACCCGCATATTTAACTCTTGCAAAGATGAAATTTGCTTGAGCATTTCATCATAAGAAAAACTTGCTTCTTTTAAGAGCTTTATCCTAAGTTTTCTTGCTTCTTTGTCTATCCACTCAAGAATATCCGCATCCTTTTCGACACGAATTTCAAACATTTTATCGATGATATCATAGCCATCTTCGAAATTTTTTGGGCTTGCAAGTATCCTCGTTTGCATTTCTTCAAAGATTTTAAAATCATTAAATCGTATCGTAAAAAGGATATTTTGAGTTGTCATGAAAGTAAGTGTTTGATTGGCTAAGTCTTGCTCATTATTTTCAGCTCTCATTAAAAAATGTGTATTAATCGTGATACTTTTACTATCTTCCCAATATCTTGCACTAAGTTCTATCTCTTCTCTTTCTTCTTGGGTTGGAATTTCGATGTGATATTTTTGGGTGATATAAGCCATTTCTTGAGCGTTTGGGTGAAACATATCTATCCATAAGATATTTTCTGGCAAACTATCTTTAACTATATCAAAGGTAAATTTTTTTACTAGAGCATTTTGAGTTTTTGTATAGATATAAAGCATGACTTTTCTTTCTTTTATCATGGTAAACTTGGGAGCAACAAGGATTTTATAAATTTAACTTAGCATTTTATAACCATGACTTAAATTTGATAAAAATACGCTAGAATGGTGGCTCCGATTGGACTTGAACCAACGACCACCACCATGTCAAGGTGGTGCTCTACCAACTGAGCTACGGAACCAAACTTTATTTCAAGCTTACCAGATTTAATTTGGTGGAGCATAGCGGGCTCGAACCGCTGACCCCAACGCTGCCAGCGTTGTGCTCTCCCAGCTGAGCTAATGCCCCTAAAGTAAGGTTTAATTATGCCTAAAATTACTTAAATTTTCTTTTAAATCATATCGATTTATCGTTTTTTATGATTAAAATGATTGATTATGGCAGACAGGAAGGGATTTGAACCCTCGAAGGCTTAGCACCTTACACGCGTTCCAGGCGTGCTCCTTCAACCGCTCGGACACCTGTCTAAAAGCCCAAATTATACAATACTTTTTTAAATTTACAAAAGGTATTTTTGCCTTTTATGCTTTTTTTATATTTTTATATAATAAAATATATGTGTAATTTAGAAACATTAATGATAAATTTAGACTTTATATATATTGTTTTTAAGCTTTTTTAAACTAGAATAGTCTTTTTTAGATTTTATTTAAAAAGGGAACAAAATGAAAAGAAGAGACTTCTTAAATGGTATGGCTTTGAGCCTTGCAGCAAGCTTAACTCCACTAGAATTACTTTTTGGTAAAGAAGCTAAGGTGCAGATGCTTGATAACTATCCTCCTGCGCTTTTAGGACTTCGTGGGAGTACAAATGAGAGTTACGAATTTGCTCATATGCTAAGAGATGGGGAAAGCTTTGATTTTTCAAAGATAGATCCTGAAGAAGAATATGACTTAGTTGTCGTTGGAGCAGGACTTAGTGGCTTGGCTGCGGCATGTTTTTATCAAAACAAATTTGGTAAGGATAAGAAAATTTTACTTCTTGATAATCACGATGATTTTGGTGGGCATGCAAGAAGAAATGAATTTCAAACCAAAGAAGGCATGATACTAAGCTATGGAGGTAGCGAGAGTTTTCAATCCCCAAAATACCTATATTCTAAGGAAGTAAATGGCTTACTTACAAGCTTAGGTGTAGATATAGATGGGCTTGGAAGAAATTTTGATGTCAATTTTTATCCTGATTTAAAGCTTTCTAAAGGCGTATTTTTCAACAAAGAAACCTTTGGTGTTAATAAAGTTGTCAATGGTAATCCAAGAAAAATCATTGCCGATGATATACCAAGAAACAGAAATAATGCCAAGAGCGTAGAGGATTTTATATCAGAATTCCCTATGCAAGAACAAACCAAAAAGGATTTAATCGATCTTTTCAATAGCTCTAAAGATTATCTTGCTGGTATGAGCAAAAAGCAAAAAGAACAATACTTGCTCAAAACAAGCTATAAAGACTTTTTAAAAGATAAAGTTAAACTCAGCGAAGAGGGGATAAATTTCTTTGAGGGTATGACTCACGACTTTCTAGCTCTTGGTATTGACTCAGCACCTTGTCATGATGCAAGATTTTGCTTTATGCCGGGATTTGAAAATATGGGACTTGATCCAATTGATGGCACAGAACTTGCAAAGATGGAAGAACCTTATATTTATCACCCTGTTGATGGCAATGCAAGTGTGGCAAGACTTATGGTTAAAAGACTTATCCCTGCAGTTACAAACAATGAGCTAAAAAATTTAGAAGATGTTACTGTGGCTAAATTTGATTATTCTAAGCTTGATTTGGCTACAAATAATGTTCGTTTAAGACTCAAAGCAACTGTTTTAAACGCTGAAAATATCAAAGGCGGTGCAACTGTATCGTATATGAGTGGGGTTGATAGAAAAATGCACAAAATCAAGGCAAAAAAGGTTGTTATGGCAAATTATAATGCTATGATACCTTATATCATACCTACCCTACCACAAAAGCAAAAAGATGCTCTTGCCTTAAATATCAAAACTTCTTTACTTTATACAAAGGTGATTGTAAGAAATTGGCAAAGCTTTATGAAACTTGGTGTGCATGATTTTCATGTTCCAAAAATGCCTTATGCTAGGGTAAAGCTTGATTATCCTGTGGATATTGGCTCTTACAAGCACCCAAGAGATCCTAAAAAGCCTATTTGCATACAAATGTTTGGTTCTCCACAAGCCTTTATAGAGAAAGAAAATATAGACACTCAAGGACTTGATGCAAGAGCAAAGGCGAGATTGGGTAGAAATTTACTCTTTACAATGAGCTTTGAAGAGATAGAAAAAAATACACGCAACCAACTTCAAGCTATGTTAGGTGGTGCTGGGTTTAACCATAAAAAAGATATTTTGGCTATTACGGTTAATCGCTGGGCACATTGTTACTCTTATGTGTATAATTCCTTGTATGACGATGAAAAACAAAGCCAAAAAATCATCAATCTAGCAAGAAAACCATTTAAAAACATTACCATAGCTAATTCAGATGCTGCTTGGATACCTTATATGCACGCAGCTATTGATGAAGCTTATAGAGCTGTAAACCAGCTTTAAGTCCTTATCCTTAGCCTTGCTAAGGATAACCAACCTTTCCTCGTGCAAAAACCGCTACTATAAAAAATGTCAAAAATATATAGAAGAAATCAAAAGTGGTATCAAGGGGGAGACTTGAACTCCCGACCTCCGGCTTATGAGACCAGCGCTCTAACCAGCTGAGCTACCCTGACTTAAAATTAAACTCGCATTGTATCTTAAATTTACTAAAAATTTGCTGATTTTAAAAAGTTTGCAATATTTTCAAACATACAAAATAAAAAAACCAATTTTTTAAATAATATATTTTTATTTAAATTTAATAAACAAAGAAAAATAAGATATAATACCTTCTTTTAAATATATAAGGTCTCAAGGAAAAAAATGAAAATCATCAGTATATTTTTGATTTTATCACTCAGCTTAAATTTACAAGCAAATATCTTTACCGACAAAGAAGAAGCGAGAAAAACAGGCGATGTACTTAAGATAGCTGTGCCACTTTATGGAGTTGGCTTGCTTTTTTATAATGATGATTTAGAAGGCTTTGTGCCTTATGCTATAAGTCTTTTAGCTGCTCAAGGAAGTGTTGAGGTTCTAAAACGCGTCGTGCGAGAAAAAAGACCTGATAAAAGTGATGATCTTTCCTTTCCTAGCGGACATAGTGCGGGTGCATTTTCAGGAGCTACTTTTATACACAAAAGATATGGTTTTAAACAAGCTGCAGTTCCTTATGTTTTAGCAAGCTATGTGGCGTATTCTCGTGTTAAAGCAAGAAAACATTATACGCATGATGTTTTAGCAGGTGCTGCTTTGGCTGGAATTTCAACTTTGATTTTTGTAAAAAAAGCTCCAAATTTAAGCTTAGAGCCAAGAAGCGATGGTTTTTTCTTAAGATATGCTAAACGCTTTTAGGCTATGTTTGTAAGCATTCTTCAAAAACAAATTGATGTTCCTTTGGCAAAGCATTAAAAAGAGCTTTTGCGAGTTCTTGAATTTCCCATAAGGCACTTTTTGAACTTCTTAAAAAGATGAAATTTTGTAAAGATCTTGCATTTATGGTCCAAGTAAGTTCGGTTTTATAGCTTTCTGGCAAGCAGTATTTAGCTATATCAAGGCTAATGCTTTCTTGCAAGATCAAACGCAAATTTTCAAGGGCTTTAATGCTAGCATTATCAACCTTTTCATTTTGAGTTAAGACAAGATATCTTTCAGCCCTTTTAAAATCAAACTCTTTAAACTCAGCCTCATTTCTAAGCTCTTTAAGTGTATATCGTGTGCTTTTTACACTAAGGCTTGCGTGGCGGTGGCGTGCAAGCTCTTGAAGCAAGGCTCTTGAAATGCCTTGTATATAAAAGGTATAGTTTAAATGCTCTAAGGTGGAAGCGTGTTTGAATTTATTGCCTACTCTATCGATAAGCTCTTTATCTTTTTCTCCTCCATTATCTCCTTTTTCAAAGCTTTGCCAGCAGGTGCGAATGGCATGAGAACAAACATTTAAAGCTGTATGAGAAAGTAGAGTAATTTGCATAAAAAATCCTTAAAAAATTTAGAAAATCGGCTAAATTCTATCAAATTTTGCCTTGAAAATCTTTGAAAAAATTTACAAACTAATAAAAATAAAAAGTTTAATGAGTTATAATTAAACAAAAAAATGAAAGATTAAAGAATGAAGCAAACCAAATATATTTTTATAACAGGTGGGGTTTTAAGCTCTTTGGGTAAGGGCATTGCCGCTGCTTCTATTGCTACAATTTTAAAAAATTCAGGATTAAAGGTCAGTATTTTAAAGGCTGATCCTTATATCAATGTAGATCCCGGGACTATGAGTCCTTTTGAGCATGGGGAAGTTTTTGTTACAGATGATGGGGCTGAGACTGATCTTGATTTGGGTCATTATGAGAGATTTTTAGATGAAAATTTAAGCCAAGATAATAACTTCACCACAGGCAAGGTTTATCAAAGTGTGATAGAAAAAGAAAGAAGGGGAGATTATCTAGGAAAGACTATACAAGTTATCCCTCATATTGTTGATGAGATCAAAGAACGCATTATCAAAGCTGGACTAAACAAAGATATACTCATCGTTGAAATAGGAGGAACGGTTGGCGATATAGAGGG contains:
- a CDS encoding peptide MFS transporter; amino-acid sequence: GTGLFKTCASVMVGTLYKKDDPRRDSGFTIFYMGINLGAFIAPLICGAVYQSYGWHFGFGMGGIGMLIALVIFYFKTIPDFNEFHQKVGLEYDWLKPLEHSKYAKSILALGLIILFGFIFMVFSGFIELNPVSLSKKMIFIILSFAGIYFLYLLFFTNISKEDKKSLIVFIILFLAAASFWGAFEQKPTTFNLFAQDFTDRMIFGFEVPTPWFQSLNPLFIIILAPIIAAIWIKLSKMGFEISSITKFGLGVLGAGLGFGIMILASKSVLANNGASVSMLYITISILFLTLGELCLSPVGLSIMSKIAPKIIKNQVMGLWFVASALGNIVAGLIGGGVDHKNIASLPDLFQTCMFVLFGVAVLLFILKPFIAKMIQKI
- a CDS encoding peptide MFS transporter, producing the protein MTELWERFSFYGIRPLLVLFMSATLLNGGLGFSKEEAAAIAGIFGGSLYLATLPGAWVADNFLGQNKSVLIGSIIIALGHLSIALSYYYTPMFFIGLALIVIGTGLFKTCASVMVGTLYKKDDPRRDSGFTIFYMGINLGGFIAPLVTGFLQVQYGWHLGFGIGGLGMLLALLIFVFKTMPDFKEFDEKVGISEAWNKPSKENKKAFWIVFVFVLAFFVFVFLILTGLIKPNALSLAKNMVSIVLWSAGAYFIYLFFFCSLNSQEKKNLIIFIVFFCASSVFWSVFEQQYTTYNFFADKLTNKNIFGYEVPTTWFQSINSLFIIIFAPIVGAIWVFLARKGFELSSLSKFALGLIFAALGFIVMAFATEQLISVNGGISKAQELIASGQGILASAWWIVLSFFFLTLGELCLSPVGLSIMSKIAPKLIQSQVMGLWFVSISVGNVMAGLIGGKANEENLADLSGLFYECVWILLIVAAVLFIFKKIIQKISSKE
- a CDS encoding aminopeptidase P family protein, whose protein sequence is MNIYQERTQNLRALMQEHKIDAFIILSADPHLSEYLPDYYKSRVFMSGFKGSVGTLVFTQKQAYLWADGRYWLQAEKELVGSGISLQKQDSKNTFLTWLKENFDKTQQIGVDFSVLSLELFKELKKFTTPIHKDLVGLFWKDRPKLPQAQIYEHEEKYCSHTRKEKLQLIREQMSKFKAQNHLISSLDDIAWITNLRGADVNFNPVFLSHLLILENEALLFVDKNKLSKELEKKLEHEGFLVKNYDTLMQELQKLQNTSLLVEPAKMTALLIQSLDQSVQIIEAINPSTHLKARKSSKEIAFIQEAMIEDGIALCKFFAWLEEAVAKNEKINELDIDEKITAFRALSPLYISNSFATIAAFNENAALPHYKASKEGFSWLEKDGLLLLDSGAQYKNGTTDITRVVPIGKINKEQIHDYTLVLKANIAMSKTIFPKDIAMPLLDSITRASLWEEQLDYIHGTGHGVGYFLNVHEGPQVLSYFAPVLEKTKAKEGMITSIEPGIYKAHKWGIRLENLVAHTQVENPKNKEFGEFLYFKILTLCPFEPDFIDFTLLDEKEKTWLNAYHKKVEEKLAPRLQDDKKALEWLKKRTAKI
- the corA gene encoding magnesium/cobalt transporter CorA, with the protein product MLYIYTKTQNALVKKFTFDIVKDSLPENILWIDMFHPNAQEMAYITQKYHIEIPTQEEREEIELSARYWEDSKSITINTHFLMRAENNEQDLANQTLTFMTTQNILFTIRFNDFKIFEEMQTRILASPKNFEDGYDIIDKMFEIRVEKDADILEWIDKEARKLRIKLLKEASFSYDEMLKQISSLQELNMRVRNSLFDKRRTMTSLIKSDKIDKDIKQNLTIVLKDLNSLVEFNVSQINVLDNIQTILASQINIEQNKTIKLFTVATVAMMPATVIGTIYGMNFEFMPELHFRYGYPIAILAMVVSIIAPLVYFKKKGWL
- a CDS encoding NAD(P)/FAD-dependent oxidoreductase, coding for MKRRDFLNGMALSLAASLTPLELLFGKEAKVQMLDNYPPALLGLRGSTNESYEFAHMLRDGESFDFSKIDPEEEYDLVVVGAGLSGLAAACFYQNKFGKDKKILLLDNHDDFGGHARRNEFQTKEGMILSYGGSESFQSPKYLYSKEVNGLLTSLGVDIDGLGRNFDVNFYPDLKLSKGVFFNKETFGVNKVVNGNPRKIIADDIPRNRNNAKSVEDFISEFPMQEQTKKDLIDLFNSSKDYLAGMSKKQKEQYLLKTSYKDFLKDKVKLSEEGINFFEGMTHDFLALGIDSAPCHDARFCFMPGFENMGLDPIDGTELAKMEEPYIYHPVDGNASVARLMVKRLIPAVTNNELKNLEDVTVAKFDYSKLDLATNNVRLRLKATVLNAENIKGGATVSYMSGVDRKMHKIKAKKVVMANYNAMIPYIIPTLPQKQKDALALNIKTSLLYTKVIVRNWQSFMKLGVHDFHVPKMPYARVKLDYPVDIGSYKHPRDPKKPICIQMFGSPQAFIEKENIDTQGLDARAKARLGRNLLFTMSFEEIEKNTRNQLQAMLGGAGFNHKKDILAITVNRWAHCYSYVYNSLYDDEKQSQKIINLARKPFKNITIANSDAAWIPYMHAAIDEAYRAVNQL
- a CDS encoding phosphatase PAP2 family protein, with translation MKIISIFLILSLSLNLQANIFTDKEEARKTGDVLKIAVPLYGVGLLFYNDDLEGFVPYAISLLAAQGSVEVLKRVVREKRPDKSDDLSFPSGHSAGAFSGATFIHKRYGFKQAAVPYVLASYVAYSRVKARKHYTHDVLAGAALAGISTLIFVKKAPNLSLEPRSDGFFLRYAKRF
- the thyX gene encoding FAD-dependent thymidylate synthase, giving the protein MQITLLSHTALNVCSHAIRTCWQSFEKGDNGGEKDKELIDRVGNKFKHASTLEHLNYTFYIQGISRALLQELARHRHASLSVKSTRYTLKELRNEAEFKEFDFKRAERYLVLTQNEKVDNASIKALENLRLILQESISLDIAKYCLPESYKTELTWTINARSLQNFIFLRSSKSALWEIQELAKALFNALPKEHQFVFEECLQT